In the genome of Magnolia sinica isolate HGM2019 chromosome 2, MsV1, whole genome shotgun sequence, one region contains:
- the LOC131224800 gene encoding phytosulfokine receptor 1-like encodes MVWIQGLMGGPMLLLLSSDCCNWVGVNCSGSSGVPGRRVVGLNLAGKGLKGNVSKLLSGLDQLKFLNLSSNSLRGDAPSDLFHLQQLQILDLSYNEFSGLIPQDAHLPAIRVFNVSDNSFTSQHPLLVGSLNLTHFIISNNRFSGNINPGICNSSTRIRVLQFSMNSFSGVFPAGFGNCSSLHELSLDSNNLTGNLPDDLFGVSTLRWFFLQDNGLSGGLSKRIGNLSNLVNLDLSYNQFTGIIPDVFSELKNLEYLSAESNNFSSNLPTSLLNSPTLRMLNLRNNSMEGEVNLNCTVMAHLSSINLGSNRFHGRILDNLSSCKELKTINLAGNKLNGEIPNSLKNLQALSYLSLTSSNLSNISSALGILQQCRNLSTLVLTANFHGEEMPVDGITGFASLKVLVIPNCGLLGSVPSWLRNCSKLQLLDLSWNRLGGSIPSWFGILDSLFYLDLSNNSLTGQIPESLTQLKGLIYSNASQEVSSSNLPFFIRRSQSASVLQYNQFTSFPPTLDLNSNNLTGPIPPDFGKLKNLHVLNLMKNNLLGSIPDELSGMSSLEILDLSFNDLSGTIPATLTNLSFLSSFSVAHNRLSGPVPSGSQFSTFSMSSFEGNANLCGRDPLPPCQSQSPSPSRTRVRKNRTTISNRSSGGFSRSSCSQCKVDRGISEEAKKVELMKGWQRILPSVIG; translated from the coding sequence ATGGTCTGGATTCAAGGATTGATGGGTGGTCCAATGCTTCTTCTTCTGTCTTCTGATTGCTGCAATTGGGTTGGTGTTAATTGCAGTGGATCTTCTGGGGTTCCAGGCAGAAGGGTAGTTGGTTTGAATCTTGCTGGAAAGGGATTGAAAGGAAATGTTTCGAAATTATTGTCCGGTTTGGATCAGCTGAAATTCCTTAATCTCTCTTCCAATTCTCTCAGAGGTGATGCACCGTCGGATTTGTTCCATTTGCAGCAATTGCAAATCCTCGATTTGAGTTACAATGAATTCTCCGGCCTGATTCCACAAGATGCCCATTTACCGGCGATACGGGTTTTCAACGTTTCGGACAATTCATTCACCAGCCAGCATCCCCTCCTTGTCGGGTCTTTGAATTTAACACATTTCATCATCAGTAACAATCGGTTTTCTGGTAATATCAATCCGGGTATCTGCAACTCTTCAACCCGAATTCGAGTTCTTCAATTCTCGATGAATTCGTTCAGCGGTGTTTTCCCAGCAGGTTTCGGAAATTGCAGCTCCCTGCATGAGCTCTCACTCGATTCAAATAATCTAACAGGAAATTTGCCAGATGATTTGTTTGGTGTGTCGACATTGAGGTGGTTCTTTCTTCAAGACAACGGGCTTTCTGGGGGGCTGAGTAAAAGAATCGGTAATCTTTCCAACCTTGTCAATTTGGATCTCTCCTACAATCAGTTCACCGGGATAATTCCTGATGTTTTCAGTGAATTAAAAAATCTGGAGTATCTTTCTGCTGAGTCGAATAATTTCAGCAGCAATTTACCCACTTCCTTGTTAAACTCGCCGACCCTCCGCATGCTTAATTTGAGGAACAATTCAATGGAAGGTGAGGTCAATCTCAATTGTACTGTGATGGCCCACCTCAGTTCCATCAATCTCGGTTCGAATCGTTTTCATGGACGCATTCTTGATAATCTTTCCTCATGCAAAGAGTTGAAAACCATAAACCTTGCTGGAAACAAGCTCAATGGCGAAATCCCCAATAGCTTGAAAAATCTTCAGGCTCTCTCTTACCTATCGCTAACGAGTAGCAACCTCAGTAATATCTCGTCCGCGTTGGGGATTCTACAACAGTGCCGGAACCTTTCGACTCTGGTACTCACCGCGAATTTCCATGGTGAAGAAATGCCCGTCGATGGGATTACTGGGTTTGCAAGCTTAAAAGTTCTCGTCATTCCAAACTGCGGTCTTTTGGGTTCTGTCCCGTCGTGGTTGAGGAACTGTAGTAAGTTGCAGCTGTTGGATTTATCGTGGAACCGGCTGGGGGGAAGCATCCCTTCATGGTTTGGGATTCTAGACTCCCTCTTTTACTTGGATCTCTCGAACAATTCGCTCACCGGGCAAATCCCCGAAAGCTTGACGCAGTTGAAGGGCCTCATTTACAGCAATGCCTCGCAGGAAGTGTCCTCCTCCAACCTCCCATTCTTTATCAGACGCAGTCAAAGCGCAAGCGTGTTGCAGTACAATCAGTTCACAAGCTTCCCGCCAACGCTGGATTTAAACAGCAACAATCTCACAGGGCCAATCCCACCTGATTTCGGGAAACTGAAGAATCTGCACGTGTTGAATCTGATGAAGAACAATCTCTTGGGAAGCATTCCTGATGAGTTATCGGGCATGAGTAGCTTGGAGATTCTTGATCTGTCATTCAATGATCTCTCAGGGACCATACCTGCTACTCTGACCAACCTTAGCTTTCTATCAAGCTTCAGCGTAGCACATAATCGATTGTCCGGGCCAGTCCCTTCGGGCAGCCAGTTTTCGACCTTCTCAATGTCAAGTTTTGAAGGGAATGCGAATCTCTGTGGACGAGATCCTTTACCACCTTGTCAGTCTCAAAGTCCTTCCCCATCAAGAACCAGAGTACGGAAAAACAGAACTACCATTTCAAATCGGAGCAGTGGTGGGTTTTCTCGTAGCAGTTGCAGCCAGTGCAAAGTGGACAGGGGCATTTCAGAAGAAGCGAAAAAGGTAGAATTGATGAAAGGATGGCAAAGGATACTTCCGTCAGTTATAGGGTAG
- the LOC131224808 gene encoding phytosulfokine receptor 1-like: protein MPTYGIQGFKSLEVLIIPNCGLSGSVPPWLRNCTQLQLLDLSWNHLNGNIPSWLGSLDSLFYLDLSNNSLTGEIPESLTQLKSLIFLNVSHGESTPSDFPFFMKSNQNASGWQYNHASSFKPSLVLSSNKLTGLIRPEFGNLKYLHVLDLSKNYLTGAIPDGLSNMKNPEILDLSLNKLVGAIPSSLIKLSFLSRFNIANNGLSGAIPSGGQFSTFPPSSFEGNTGFCGQHLYSCRIASKETETAPMERSRTALVDLRFGIEVMSYLQLVIVLYLERLF, encoded by the coding sequence ATGCCCACATATGGAATTCAAGGATTCAAGAGCCTAGAGGTTCTGATCATTCCGAACTGTGGCCTTTCTGGTTCAGTTCCTCCCTGGTTGAGAAACTGTACTCAATTACAACTGTTAGACTTATCTTGGAACCATTTGAATGGAAACatcccttcatggttaggtagctTAGATTCTCTCTTTTATTTGGACTTGTCCAACAATTCACTCACAGGAGAAATCCCCGAAAGCTTGACACAATTGAAGAGTCTCATTTTCCTCAACGTCTCGCACGGAGAGTCTACACCTTCCGACTTTCCATTTTTCATGAAATCCAATCAAAATGCAAGTGGGTGGCAGTACAATCATGCTAGCAGCTTCAAGCCATCATTGGTTCTGAGCAGCAACAAGCTTACAGGACTGATCCGGCCGGAATTTGGGAATTTGAAATATCTTCATGTACTGGATCTCAGCAAGAACTACCTCACTGGAGCAATTCCAGATGGTTTATCTAACATGAAGAACCCAGAGATATTGGATCTGTCCTTAAATAAGCTCGTGGGAGCCATACCCTCTTCTCTAATCAAGCTCAGCTTTCTATCAAGATTCAATATAGCAAACAACGGCTTGTCTGGGGCGATCCCTTCAGGAGGGCAGTTCTCCACCTTCCCACCTTCAAGTTTTGAGGGGAACACTGGCTTCTGTGGTCAACATCTATACTCTTGCCGTATTGCATCGAAGGAAACTGAAACTGCCCCAATGGAGAGAAGCAGAACAGCCCTGGTCGATTTGAGATTTGGAATTGAAGTAATGTCGTATCTTCAGCTTGTAATTGTCCTCTACTTGGAAAGATTATTCTAA